TCTAAAGTTTTAGACtcccttccgtcccaaaatataaggcgtAACTATGATGTTACATAATACAATGTGTGCACACACCATCGATGCATCCAATTAACTAGCACATCTCTATCCcttaaattcatttttttaaaaataaaattcttcACTCTCATTGGGTGCATGCATTTGTATTTATTAGAATGCTCCAAACAAAAAGGTGGTAATAATTTTTTTCTCGGTGTTTGCATTGGTGGTTGcatcttatatatttttttatgatggAAGTATATTAGATAGATTAGTATGTAATATGAAAAGACGAATATATTCTTCCTTAAGACAAATTtgttttgagacggagggagtatcatacgCTTTCCGTACGTACATAAATGATACTAACGTCTAGAAATGCTTATGTTATATTACAGTATATATTTTGCGACTctagttatattttgaaacggagagaaCAAGTATATGAAAGTATACAGTACATATGCAGAAGTCGTCGAGCCAGTACCAGTACAGTAGTATAAATATACCTGTGGGCAGATATCGAATAatacatctctctctctccatataTATTGGACTAGCTAAGGTTTGGTCTGTTCAAGTGCTGCAAATTAATATGGCGTGGTTATCATCAAGCAGCAGGCTAGCCCCTCTCTGCCTGTTACTGTTAGTGGCTGCGTCACTTGCGGTGGCGACGCCGGAGGACTACCTGAACCCGCACAACGTGGCCAGGGGCAACGTGGAAGTGCCGGCGGTGGTCTGGAACGACACTGTGGCGGCGTTCGCGGAGGAATACGCGGCGGATCTGTACGCCGGTGGCTGCCATCTGCAGCCTTCGTCTACCGAGGACTACGGGGAGAACCTGTATTTCAACTCCGATCAAAGCTCGACGGCGGCCGACGCCGTGGCGTCGTGGGTGTCACCAACACTTGATGGTGACTGGTACCACCACGACACCAACACCtgcacggcgccggcgggggagTCGTGCGGCCACTACACGCAGGTGGTGTGGTACAACTCGACGGACATCGGCTGCGCCACCGTCGTCTGCGAAACCGGCGACAacaccggcgtcgtcgtcgcctgcaACTACTGGCCGCCGGGCAACATCCCCGGCGAATCCCCCTACTAAAAGAATCCCTAATGAGATGTTCAAGCATATGGCGGTTTGCGTTTAATTCTGAGATTTGCTTTCCTTTGTTACGTTAACTCTGAATTTGTCATGGGCTTGTGTTAATTAATTTCCCACTCGAGAAAATTTACTTCAATTCACTGGTTACCGACAAAAACCACCTGCAGGTTGTATGAACATCTGTGTAAGTAAGATACCATCATCAGGAATAAAGTATATCGTATTTTGATCTAGTGGTTCAAATTAAACATATTCTTGGAGGAATATATACATGTACTAGATGTTGTATTGATAATTCCAGATTTTAAAACTATTGTCAATGTACTAAAGTAGCTTCTCGCATGATAAGACTTGTAGTAGATGATAAGAGCCAGATCAATTAGTATGACTTTGATACAACTTGACATACAATTAggatttcaaatttattttcagATCATCATTCGCCATTTTTGCACGTCTCCCGTACGTGATTAAAAATTGCGTGCCATCATagacaaaattaaaaatatttgacctgATTAATTAACAACGCACAAGTGTTCAATTTGCACGTTCACCAGCATGCTTTGTTTGCAGCGATTAATATAAAATGAAGGTGCATTGATTGTATATGCAGAGATGGTAATACTGAAACTAAATAATTGATGGAACTACTGTTAGAagcacaaaaatattttcagatAAATTGTGTACATTTATTCTTCATTGATTTCATTCAGACATTGTCCATATACTCGGTGGAGAGAGAAGCTAAACGTAAAGCAGAGTACACTTCAGTACATGGGACAACGTACTCCTGAATGAAATGGCAAAATTTCACATCACAAAAGGCAGTCATATGTAAAACCATCACATATGCATGACAAAATTTCAGAGTAGAACTGCAATTTGCAACAATTACAACAAGTCTTCTTCCGGAAGCGAATGTATGGAACAGTATAAGAGTGTTTTTGTCTATCACAAACACGAAGCATATGCATTGCTAAGACTGTACCATATCAGAACTGAGAACAGCAGGGAATTCCTATGTACATGGTAGAACTCAGGTGTAAACCAGTAGAACAATGCCTAATTCTGTGTCAGTTTTCACTGTACTTCTGTAAACTTTCTGTTAAAGCGACCAAGCAATCAGAAGGAGCTATGGTATGGATGCCTTGATTATTCAGAAGGAAGACCAAGCCAACATCATTCCAAAAATCTGAAGTATGCATGCACTCATCAGGTTTTTAAGCTCTTCAAGATGATTTTCTGCGTCAGGCGGATTCTCAGGTGCATCACTCTCTTGCATTTCCTCCTCGTTCTGGTACTTGGTGAGTAGATCAATCAGCATTTCCTGCCCAATAAGCAAATGTCAACACAAGAACAAAGCAGACGTTGAGATTATCTTTCCAAAAACTAAACAAAGCTCATGTGCTTGCATCCTTGCTTACTTCAACATTCTTCTTCTCAGATTCACTCATAACAGGAAACTGACACAGACTCCTGCAATCCTCACTAGACGAACCTTTGCTTCCCATCTTGTCCATgcttttcaaaatatttatctCAAGGTCATTCTTCCGATGGCTTATCAGAATCGAGTAGAACACTGAGGCCAATCCTTGTGCAAATATCTGAAAATGAGAAAGATGGAGAAGGTAAGATGGACGGCACATGACTTGACTCTTGAGCATTAAGATCAAGGATGCTTGGGTTGTTAATTTACGTCCAACTCGAAGAACGGTTTCTCATCTTCCGCTACGCTGTAGTACTCTCGATTCAGTGCTCCAACATTGGATGAAGTTTCATGATAAGAGGTCACTGATCGAAATGCATTCATCGTAAAATTCCCCGTCGCACTCTTGACAGGGTCCACAGCAACAAGTATTGCTCTGGGGTTCAGCTGTTCAAAGGCCTGCAGATTGAGATTTAAGTAGTCGATGGCTTTACAGAATTGCTTTTACCAGACAGGCGTCAATGGTTCAAAACTTTAGCAGAGGCACGGTTTACATATTGACAATAATGTGACACAATGAACATAGCAACATACCTTGTGAAAAACAGAATCATGATTGGAGGGACGGCCATAGAAGCCAGGGTTTGAGCGGTACCACCCCACAACACCTTCGAGCCTGTAAATCATAATGTGCTTCAGTGCATTTTGTTTGCTAGGATAGCATTACCACATCAAACTGATGTGGAAACTGATCCATGAAAGGTACAGCCCCTTGGCAGAACTAACTGGTTGTGCATTTTCACCAAGTGAACAGGTTAGCTTGCATCTGACCATCTGTACTGAACATAATGTACTGAAACTAATATTACACTTTACCGAAAATATCATGCTAACTACTTTCCATCCACCACAAgctctcagtcacacaatacATCACACCAGGAATTTACCATATTAGTGGACATAAAAATAAACTGAGGGTAAACAATCAAATCCGTAATGTGCAGAAAATAAGAGGACAGATAATTGAAACAGACAGACTTAATAACAAACAGCAGACGCATCAAGTAAACAGATGCTGAAGGTTCCCTGGCTACAGAACTGAAGTTATGAATTCTTGCAGATACAAACAAAACATTAAGTCAAGGCATACAGAAAGATCAGCCCCAAGAATTGTGTCAACTAGTGTCCTGGTCAATTGATCGAACGCCTATATGGCATTACATCACCCTGACTCCTGATTGCACAATTTTATTGACAAATCTTGAAGACATTGAACTGCATTGCTACATATGATACATTTCATCTGTTGGTTCTCAGTTCATTATTGAAATTAAAATGCAGAAAACGATTCTGGGGATTAACATTTCAACACCTCAGATCAAGAATCTCTCCATCCAAACAAGAAGCGAAAAACAGATGGGTTCATGGTACAGAACTCAAGCTCTGAATTCTTGCAGAACTGTGCCCCAAAACAAAAGATTAAATCAGGGCATACAGAAAGTGCATCCCCAAGAATCGTGCCATGTAGTCTCTTGGTCAATTGGTCGAACACCTGATGGCTAAACATTACCCTGACGCATGAGTCCACGATTTTACTAACAAATCCTGAAGAAATTGGACGGCATTGCTACATACGATGCATTTCACCAGTTGATTCCCCGTTCTTTAATGAAATTAAAATGCAAACGACGATTCTGAATATTACGGTTAGAACATTTCAACAACTCAGATCAAGAATCTCACCACCGAAACAAGAAGCGGTGAACATGGTGAGGCAAGAGCACGGAGGTTGGTAAGCAAGGCAAGAAGAAACCACGACTCGACCAAGAacacaagaagaagaacagatCAGCGCGCGCTCGTTACCTGTCGGTTTTGTTGAGCATGGCGAGCATGCCCTCGATGTAGCGGGGGTCGATGGCCTGGGTGaaggccccgccgccggcgcagcgcggcagcgggAAGGCGTCGACGACGCGCACCGAGAAGCCGTCCACCTCTTCGCCCAGTATCACCCCCATCGCCGCCACGGGCGAGTCCCGCGCCGCTGCACGTCGCGCCGCACATGAGCACCGAACCCCAAAGAaacacaaggtgttcgacgcgcGTCGCGCGTGTACCGTGGACGAGGATCTTGAGAAGCGCGAGCGGCGAGACGTAGGCCGTCTGGGAGGTGCCGTGGACGGGGGAGTCGGGGCCGAGGAagggggcgtcggcggcggcggcggcggcggccatggcggtggcggtggcttcttcgcgcgcgcgccgctctgctctgcttctgctgctccgctcgcgggtggaggcggagacggggaggaggagaactTTTATGGGCCCAATCCGTCAGCTTTTGGGCCGAATCGCTGTGCTCTCGGCCCATGTAATTTGGGCCCGTGTAAATTGTATGGGAGTTTATGGGCTGGGCCCAGATTTGGTCTTCTGGCTAAAAAAAACTCATAGTAGTACATTTCTTCATGCAcgcagagttttttttttttaagactggATGCAAACTTTCAGAGTTATTTTCTCATTTTTGAGAAACACGGTAAAAAAAAACGCAGGTGTTCATGACATGTGTATATTTATCCGAATGCACACAAGTATACATGCTACCCCTATGAACACATATGAAAGACTGCCAAAATATGTTGATATTGATGAAATCACTATGCGTCGCGTTGTCGATTGGTACGATCGCCTATCAATGAAATAATAAATAGCCGTAAATACAAACACCCATGTCAAGTTTAAACCTGAACTTGGGTCGGCTGGTTTCATCGTAAGAACATAATCAATTGAGCTATTCTCATTTCGCCAGATGTGCACGATTATTAGCCATCTAAATAAGTACTGAACGTGTTCGTACACGTTCTCCGGCCGTCGGACGGGAAATATGTCCACCTTTCGTTTTCATTACtgacagcaaatttcacaatcTACGGAGCAAAACATTTAATGGGGATTGTAACATAAGCTGATCATGTCGAGGCAACTTAGCTGAATTTTATATGGGAAAGACCGAAAGAGTACTAAAGATATTATGATTTTCAGTTAATTTCCGATGGATACACCTCGGGGATCCTCT
The window above is part of the Oryza sativa Japonica Group chromosome 7, ASM3414082v1 genome. Proteins encoded here:
- the LOC107281807 gene encoding pathogenesis-related protein PRMS, with protein sequence MQKSSSQYQYSSINIPVGRYRIIHLSLSIYIGLAKVWSVQVLQINMAWLSSSSRLAPLCLLLLVAASLAVATPEDYLNPHNVARGNVEVPAVVWNDTVAAFAEEYAADLYAGGCHLQPSSTEDYGENLYFNSDQSSTAADAVASWVSPTLDGDWYHHDTNTCTAPAGESCGHYTQVVWYNSTDIGCATVVCETGDNTGVVVACNYWPPGNIPGESPY
- the LOC107276442 gene encoding 26S proteasome non-ATPase regulatory subunit 14 homolog — its product is MAAAAAAADAPFLGPDSPVHGTSQTAYVSPLALLKILVHAARDSPVAAMGVILGEEVDGFSVRVVDAFPLPRCAGGGAFTQAIDPRYIEGMLAMLNKTDRLEGVVGWYRSNPGFYGRPSNHDSVFHKAFEQLNPRAILVAVDPVKSATGNFTMNAFRSVTSYHETSSNVGALNREYYSVAEDEKPFFELDIFAQGLASVFYSILISHRKNDLEINILKSMDKMGSKGSSSEDCRSLCQFPVMSESEKKNVEEMLIDLLTKYQNEEEMQESDAPENPPDAENHLEELKNLMSACILQIFGMMLAWSSF